The window GTTGAAAGCTGCAGGGTTCAATGTAGATGGTGTAGATCCCACTTATGAGGAGGTAATGGAGATTTTGCAGGaatattatggtagacaggagaaCATGTTTGTgaaggggcataagttcctgACAGCTAGACAAACACTTGGTAAAAGTGATAGAGAGTTCTTGTTACGagttgagagtttgagcagatatgctgaGGTGTCGAATAATGCTGATAGAGTAAGGTTTGCTCTTATAGTGACAGCTAGCGGGTTGAGAGATGTGAGTAGAGACTTGATGAAGAATGCCAATTCAACTTGGGTAATGTTgaatgaggcattgagggctcgtgagaTGGTGAATCATTCAGACAGGTTCTTGAGAGCGGAGAGTAGAGGTAGCGACTTAAAAAATGAGATTATAGGAGGTAGTGAAGGTGTCGGCGTGCGACAGCCGTGCACAGGACCGGAGTGGTGGTGGTGATAGAGGATACGATTCAGGAGGTATATATTCTCCTAGTAGTCCTAAAAGTGGTAGAAGTAGCCCTAAGAGTGGTGGAAGTTATTATGGAAATAGTAGCGACGAGCTTGATATTAGTAGGTATGGGGCAAGGAGTCAAGATTATAGCAAGGAAAGGGACAGTAGAAggtatagagacaatagcagagAGGGATACGcctctagatatagagcaagTAGCAGAGAAGGTTGTAATGATagtttgctacaattgcaagcGTAGTGGCCAGGAGatgcggagttgtccctccattaaatgttaTTGTAATGACTTGTCATTATCTGTAATAGGTGTACTAATACTTGCTTGCATTTGTAACACAGATCAACCTAATGTACGTAttctttttaaattaataaaaattttacatgACCATTAAGTTATCAAAAATGTAGAAACATAAATTGGAGAAACAAATTTTCACAAGCCAAATGTCGTTAAAAACATTTTGTCATAAAAGGCATTACTTTTCGTTATCAGCTACATCTGGTATACATTTCAAACAAACTTAGTACAGCAAAAAGTAAATTGTCAAAAACTTAAttcttacaaatgtttgaaaGCTTGGTTTTGCCATCTACGACCATCACTGGTAAAATAAAACTCAGAGTCATTATCGCTTTACAAAAATTCATGGAGTTGCCATttgtaaagtttaaaccataGAGTATGATTGGAGAGAAAAAGGTGAGATTGAAAAGTTAATGAACTAAAACATTctgcaaatgttttttatttttagaattgATTAACAATTATGGGTTATTATCTTGATGCTTACTAAAATTCGCATGATCAGTTTATCCAAAATTAAATACTATTTGAAATAAATGGGAGATTATGTATGATGTgcatacaataatataatacactttgcaaaaaaattaaatcataaTGATGGCCTATTTACTTCATGCTAGGGCAAGTGCCAGATAGTAACTTCAACTATTGTATCACGGTTAATTGTCATCTGCACTTCATGCAGGTCATACACAGTTTCAAATGCCCGCTATAAATACAGTGAACGCTATAAATCTAGGAGCCGGTTCAGGACAGATCAACGCTACAGATCAAGCAGCAGAACTAGGGCAAGTGAACACTATAAATCTAGGAGCAGATTCAGGACAGATCAACGCGGGAGATCAAGGAGTAGAACTAGGGCTGGTGAACACTGTAAATCTAGGAGCAGATTCAGAACAGATCAACGCGAGAGATCAAGAAGCAGAACTAGGGCTGGTGAACACTATAAATCTAGGAGCAGATTCAGGACAGATCAACGCGAGAGATCAAGGAGCAGAACTAGGGAAAGTGAACTCTATAGATCAGGGAGCAGATGGAGGGCAGACCAGCGCTATAGATCTTGGAGTGGAAGTAGGCCACCTAGAAGGTAGACGTTTTTTTTATGACATATGACATAAACATAGGACCTTCAGCACAAGTTACACATTAATTTTCCACTTGaagataaaaatttgttaataaaGCTCTGTAAATAATAGCTCTTTCATGATTATCAATACATGTATTGATAGCGCAGCATACAATATGATAATATCATCTTGTTTATAGCCGGTCAAATTCCTCGTCATCAATTATGCGTTTTGATCCAGGACCTGATGACTTTAACAACAGTGACAGTGATGATACATAAgtctaaataaatataattattattagcaCTAAccatacaataaatatgacaaaaaTCTATCGCTTCTTTAATAAATCATTACCATGAGTGATCTTCATATACTACCTACACAAtaatataggtacatgtatgtgGGATTcacttatcaattatatataaaagaaaatacaaatttGATGTCAAAAGGCACAAAACTTCTAGATCGATTCAAACGGGAATTATTTCCTAGCATCGATGAGATGAACATCTATGTAGTTGTGCTATCAGGTGATACCAAAAACATACGAGAAATCAACGAAGAGCAGAACAGAAACGGAAATAAAAACACCATGTACCACTCACATGTGTTATATGTTCATGGTGGTAATGTAATGTAGTTGTCTTGTCTCACATGTTTGAGAATCTGGTGTTGGTTTATAGAAAGTTAACCataactaaaatttatttttctagtGCAGTCGAGTATGAGATTTATCCAGCCGGGAGTAAGCAGCAAGGAGATCTACTTGTGTCATCAAATGGGTGCAGCTATGTCGTCAataaaacttgcaaaaaattgATGGTAGAAAGACAGTCTATTGGGTTTgtagaaaatgaagaaaatgCAAAGCCAAGGTTACCCAGAGCGACAGTTGGAATCTGCATAAAAGGCATCCGGCTTACGCACGGTATGAGAAGTAACGTTAGAGGCACTCAATCTCATTTATAAACCTCTAAAATTATTCAATGCAATGTTTGGCTGAAGCTTTTCATACTAAAGATTAGCCTATAAGAAAGCTGTTCATGACTCTGACTAATATAATAGATTAAAAAAGAAGCAAAGCTGAAACCTTTCTCGAGCGCTACCTCGATAGGAGACAACAACTTGAAAGAGTTTATTACAAAATGTACAACCAGCAGCAGTTTTTCAAGACAAAATTTAATAAGGATGGCCAATAAAATAAGAGAGAGGCAGACCAAAACATCCAAAGTCAAAGGATTTCAAGGTGAGTCAGCCTAgaattttatcatatataattttaatatagaaTTATTAATTGAAAAAATCGATTGTAATCTAATTGAACGTACTGCTGCTTAGAAAAACTAACTTTACTTGCGCTTTAACTTCGCAATAAAGGTTGATATTCTGAAAATCTGATATGGTAATTTAACTGTGACACCAAATATGAAACagtatctaaaatatttttagcttaaACTTGATGCcatattaaaatactttttgcGGGCGGACATTCAAATTGATGGCGATAGGCACTTAATATTTTCCACTGACACTCAGCTAGATCAACTAAAGAAATCGAGAACTCTGTATTTGGATGGAACCTTGAGCGTGAAAAGCCCTTCTGAGCAGCTGCTCCAGCAGGATGCTTCAGCAAACAAGTGCCACTTTTACACGTATCAAACTcaaaaagaagaaaattggATTACATTCAGGTATAAATCTTTATAGAATATTTGTTTCCCAAGAGCCAATTTTCACCCAACACTGCCTCTTTGAATGCTATCTCATTGTGTTATCGGTGCCATAATTTCTTTCCAGGTATCAAAAGACATTAAAGAACGACTTGCACCTGGTTTGAATGCGAAATATGCAATGGCTGACTATGAGTTAGTtgagaaagtattttttaacaataatattagGAATGAGCATTTAATTACACATGCGTTCACATTGAAAtatgtttcattatttaaaatagGTTTGTTATGTCCATTCCAAACTAAATTTGTCACAAAAATTAAGCGGTTATATGTGCTACTTCAAAATATTATGGACACATTTTCAAATATTAAAGAAAAGTTTTAACTTTGTAAAACATTAAGCTGCCTCGGTATCGCCGTTGCGTAACTGGACGCATCTGTGATTAGTACAATGATTTGGGTTTAGTCAATagtaatggcatgcttctgtcatgtagcGACAATGCTCGGTAGTGTTCTCATGTTCTAGTAAAGAAACACACCGCCAGGACtagtttttataagctaccttggaTGGTCCTAACACTTGTCAAGGGCTTCTTCTCGAACTGTCATATTAACCCGAAGGAATGAattttgcaacacgtccagtctgacagagtcagggagccatttcacttgcccaatgtgcgaaggacagaggcggatctttaacgtgcccacgttgtcagtgtggtaaaggggcctccaagttatggtctagatccgaaagacccagcaatttagagttgaaagcttgctgagagctttttgtcagatcagcattaagcagggctcgaactaccaaccccatggttgacagTCAATAGTAACAATGGTTATTCTCATTGCAATGCCAatgaatataaatagaataatatgttTCTCCATTTTAGCCCTGTGGAAAGCAGTCCATGAGGTATTTGGAACAGAGCTAGAGATGAAAGGTTGTCACTTTTACTTTTGCCAATCTATCCACTGTAATATGAAAAACTACGGACTATCAAAGAGCTATCGTAATAAGAATGACAAAGTGAGAAAACTGGTCACAATGTTGTATGCCTTAGCGCTTGTACCAGCCAACAGTGTAGAAAATGTGTTCAATTATAGCTGTGATAGAGCAGAAGAAGACATAGAGGAACAGGACTATAGAACATTTAGCTTACTAGACTACTTTGAAAGATTTTGGTTAAGTGACAATCATCAAGGGTGGAGCCCAAAAGACTGGTGTGTTTATGGTTGAGACATTAGGACCAACAACGTCTTAAAAGGATGGCATAGAAAACTAAATGGGTTGCTACCGCATCCACACCCTAATATGTATTTACTTTTGTCCATTCTGCATAGTGAAGCggaaaatataataaactaagTAGCACAAGGGTTAGAAAATGAGCAGCAACTAAGAAAACAGACACAAAGCACAAAATATAGAAATAACAAATTACAAACTTTATGGAACAGCTTGCAGAACAAAGAAATTTCACTTTCAAAGTTTATCAAGGCAGCCATAAAATCTAACATTTGATAGATTTGATATCAAACATCAACATTTGATAGATTTTGAGTGTGCTACTTTTACTATATttggttttattttataaaatagaatTTGATGATGTATAATGGCAGTATACCgataattgttatttttagcTATTTGTCATAGCATTAAAGCCGTCTTaataatattatgaactatGCCATAAGTTAAAGTTGACAGGTCATTCATTACTGAATAAACTATTTGagaaatcaattttattgatatattttttaatgtttttactacaattttaatCTGCAAATTTGAGAGTTGAATCTCAACaatttaataaacaaatattCCAGAAGCTATTAAGTTACCAAAGATCCCAAAGCGCTCCTTTGTATAAttgcagcattaattttttGGAGAAATAGCTACAATGCAATGAGTCAGTGCACTTCTAGGAATATCAATTATGCAATTACAAGCATACTTGCACAACTTGcatatgcacatacatgtatgcaatGATATTCATCCCCCATTGATGTATATcattgggggctgtatatcattgatgtatgCAATTGATTCGGATTATTGCACAGCTATACTGATGAATAAATCCGCAAGCTTAGAAAGTATATGGGATTATACCACAGTTGCACATAAAAAAACTTGTAGTATAACACTACCATTGCGCTATAATTcctaaaaagtatatatatatatatactgatgaagaagaaggttgcagttcactagaagagagtggtcaatattaaaataaagcatttatataaaatatattaaaaactgaaaactttaaaaactgtttactacttaaaggTTCGTGGTTGTtgccattcatcaggtaaaattaaaatgatctgaagctcatacatgtatgactgtatgcaaaaacacatcgagtagtTTAACGATAAAAGCcagctatatataatacaacgATTTAATTGgctcatgtcacagcattgaaaatcaagtgcttatttgaatgcctGCACATTGACACTAGCTCGTTTCGTGAGTTTaaacttgcaagctcaggtttgtatagaatTAAGTACTTCTCCCAAAtgcacaaattacagcgttttCCAGTCTTATTGTAACTCCTcgcttttttcaatactctccGCTTGATGTCGTACTAGATGGAccgatctttaagctgccatatataacTACTTAGCTCTGTTGATGTTCGTTTTGATGAATTgttgaagctgctacgatggttgtaatatcttttcttgaatggGCCCTCTGTCAGGCCAACATATGTTTGTTTGGCAGCATCAGGTTTGTTAGTCATAACTGTAACCTGATAGATGACAAGACCTGGACATGCATGCATTTGGCAGTAGACATGTATCTTTGTCTCGACATGtgcatgttgctgttggcttttcGTTTGATAGTTGCGCTATGTTGTTATTCACAATAATCTGtccaatattcttcatgcagctatagctaagtttcacattgtttctattaaatatcgaaTAAAGCTTGTGATCTTTGGGAAATTCTTCACTCAGAGCTCTGAAGAAAAGCTTTCCTATATTGGTGGCAACATTTTCAGAAAAAGGGGGTTTATACCAAGGTATATTTCTCCTGCGTTTGTTTCGGATGTTATGCGATGTTGTATTCTCACTAAATGTCAATTTATGATGGTATTCACTTCTATTAAGGGCTTCTTGGTGTTCTTTCGtattttgtctaaatatatCTTGATTGGATGATATTGTGGAGAGGCGCAGGTTGACTGATGCTGaaatgtttttgatgatggAGGATGGGTGGTTAGATCTTGTGTGCACGTATCTAGGCGTATGATTGGGCTTGCTAAAGGGTCTATATAATTCATTCTGTAGATCTAAGGATATATCCAAAAAGTCAATGATGCTTTTATTTGCATCTACAGctatttttagttatatttttagtatatatatatatatatatatatatataacatcaaaATTAGGTATACAATCTCAAAATATTTCACTAAATGTAGCCTGTGAAACAAATTAACTTATGTGTCGATAAAGTCGTGATAGCTTTAGACAAACCAAAATTTGCCTCGCAAATTTGATCATGTAATAAAGTAACATGCAATacgttgtacatgtatatattattacaccTAAATGTCGCATAACTCCATAAAATCAGTTGCATGCATATCACAAGTGTGTATGCGTGCGAAATATTTTCTGGTACAGCAGTTATAGCATAGCATATGTTTAGCTGATGGAGCTAGTACAAAATTGTAAAGCTAAACTAACACTAAGTTGAAGATAACTTAACTAACAGGTAAAAacttactattaatattataaatgatAATGTTTTTGTCCAATATTATTGTTTTCGACCAAACCACTTGAGTTTTCGACCAAATCTACACTCTTTGACGAAAGGCTTGAATTTTGATTAATTAATGGCCTTTCGGCAAATTCGTATTGTGACTAATAGAATTTCGGCGAACTCACCAATAACCTCGCAGAACTACTGCATTTCGCCACTCACATTTAGCGCTCGAAGACCGCATTGCCGTAGCTGACAAGAGTAATCGTCGTATCTATGTCATTGGCGTAGACCTAgctcaaatattttttacaggTCAAGGATCGTTTTGTAAAATCAAAAATGGCTTGGACTGAGAAGTTCTCAACTGAATATTTGAGGGAGCATTTCACTTTTCATCCAGTAGACATTGTAAATGGGCTGGCAACGGTGcgttgtttgatttttttataaCTGTTGATCTATGTGATTTAATACGCATTGTTTGTGTCTGAGATATATTTTCTGTATTTCTTTAGCACTATTCTCCGAGctttaagttattttatagtTTCAATCAGTTTGTCGATCGACCAATTTCAATAAATATGGAGATAATAATTTATACCGCAAGGAAAAAAACTGATGAAATAACAATTTGATTGATTATCCATAACAATATGAGGAGTCTTATAATGGAAGACTGAAGCTACAAAAGAACTTGAGAAAGTTAGCAGAAACAACTGGTATGAAGAGACTGATAACGCTAATCGTCACTCAAGATTTTGCTGAGCACCCATGTGTGCAACGTGTACCGCTTAGACATCATGAATTAATGTTACAAAGAAGTGCAAGTGGTTTGCTCATAAATGGTAGTGTATGGCTTTTTTACATGGCAGCATATGCTTCCAGAGagttgataaaatgtaaaagcGATAAAAGAGGCAGTGTTGTTTGCATAAACTGACCAGCTTAATTACTGCatcttaattttgttttaagaaTTGATGCCACAACATTAGTGTCATAGTATTTACAGAGCGATCCAACATTAGAGAATTAAATGGAAGTCTGCTATTAAGTATAATACATAGATCTTTTTTAGAAGCTTGTACGCTTGTTTTCTCATACTTTACCGGTATCGGCCACCTAAGATTAATCATCTATGCGCCGTAGTGTCATCTTATCAAATATACAACTTTTATGTAATTCTGTGCCACCACCCAAGCGGAGAGTGACCTCCATAGCTATATCTACAGCGGCTGAATTTTCTAGAATTAGTCAAAATAAGTCTTATTCAGAAAGACACAAATTTCTTGCTACAACCGTATATACTAATCTATTAATTTGTACTTTAATAGTTAGAATTGTAAAGATCAGCTTCTTCAGTAGCCTAAAGAATAAGCAAGATTTCTTAGCCATAACGAAAAAActctaaaataaatatttttaaaattaattagctGATAAGGGGAAATAAATTAGGGCAGTATCTAAATCAGATTTCTAATTACATTCTTCAAATTACAAGTTGTAATGCGTATTTGAAAAAATAAGAAAACCTTAGTTACATACAAGTTTGACTAGTTGGTAAACATTAATCTGCTCTCTAAAATAATAAGGCAGTTTGAAAACACACTAGTCAGCTGTATTTCTCATTGTCTATGAATATGGTATGTAAAATTTGTGCTCTCCAACTAGCTAGTGCCAGCGCAAGCTGACTTACTACGTGTGTAAGATTAGTAAGTAATTTTCTCCTATACTTTCCAGagcagatgtaaaataaaacatttacttgACTATTATAGTAGTTGGTTATATTTTTTACCCAAATGCTGTTTCACCGCCATCTGGTCATAGCTGGGTTCCTAGCTGTTAATCCTACTCAATATTTTACTTATAAACTTGACAGATCGTTATAGAAAAACACAAAACGAAACTTTTGATAAGGTACCATGTAAACTTCTTTTATTCAAGATATTGCTTACATCCCTTACACAGGAAATTAGCCTTTATTGAACATCTGCAAAGCCTCAGCTTGTTTTCTAGACAATTTTTTGCTTATAGGCTATATATGACCAAATTTATACGTAACTAAACCTGTCTCAGTGTTCCAAGGCTACTTAACTTAGTTCATCCTCTGTCTAATTCTCTTTTAGGCTCCAGCTTATCACCTGATCTTCGAAGTTCTTCTTATATTATGGATAATCAAGCTCTTATTTTTCACTAAAACATTCAAGCTTGATAAAACTGAATTAACAGCAAAGGTAAGTGTTTTGTTAAACATTAAGGTGTTATGCTCGCAAATTACCATAGTTTAGTTTATGGGCTCAAAGGAGCTCATTCTTAAAAGAAAACCGGCAAAACCTCGCCAAAAACTCTTTTCCCGGAAGCTGAAAAGATTTAgtgaaaaaaactatttgtgGAGTTCCTCGGCAGTTTTAATCTTTTCTTTGCATGGCTCAAATTATTGTTTGGTCGAATTTCAGCAAACTATCAATTGTTTTGAAAGTGGTAGATATCTTGTAACATGTCAAGGAATTATTTACCGTataacctctatttgaacgccatctttACTTGAACCCTTcttctaatagaacgccactataggagaagagttgaaaaatacagcaccaccctttaattgagcgCCACAGCTATTAGGAAAACTTTCAGAACTTAATGTGTGGACCCTGTTActagtaaagttttttgcaggAAAAACAAGAGCTGCTTGACGAATGGCAGCCAGTACCATTAGTTCCAGAAGTAGAGGAGGAAATGCCTCACGGATTTCAGAGACATTTTACAGGGTGGGTGGCGTTTATTTAATGATTTCACTGCAAAAATTAATGCAGTTTTATAATAACGAGTACATCTTCCAGTCttgtgcgctgtgagagattgtcataagTAATCATTATATGGGCGTGTTCATAAATAATGATGGGACATTTGTGATGACCTATCATTTACAcatgttgcacttcatagctccgGAACTACTactttgaaagcaataaattttatattatctgaaagccaagaaaatactgcatcaattaattcaaagaattttataatggaagcaaatgtgcatgtgtagtgGCATCAAGTAACTCTAAATGTCCCATCATTATTTATGAACACGCCCATATGGAGAATTATCCCATGAATGCGGTATGGCGCCTTAGTGGTGTACTGGTAGTCTGCTTGCCTTTGAATGTGACACCTTGGGTTCAATTCCCATGTAAGGCAATGTTTGTTCCTAACGCTCTTAATGTGGCTTCGGACGACCAGACTTACACgactcttattgtagtaaagattttttAGTCTGTTAGTGACCGCACATGCGTTCATGTTTGTGTTGGCAGCAGAGTCTTTTTTGACTATGAGGCTGCTAATGTAAATTAGCTACTACTGttgattgaaatcagtttgaaaCAAAATCACCAGATTTAATGTTTTTTCTTCGTTGTTTATTTGTTAATAGTTTATTTCAAAACATGATCGTGTAATTACTAACGAACATAAAATAGACACCCCTATAAGGCGAATCTCCTTTTACGTAATTTGATTTACGATTTGAATAAAGAGGGTCCCATGGCTAgagaaaagtttaaaaactttgatttgagttgacattgaaggtgtgcgctCCCCTTAAGTTAGTGTAAATCCACCGTAATCATAGACCCCAAGCCAACTGTATGTAATAAAAAGAGGAAAAGGTttcaatacaaaccaatagtTCCACTGTGACCAACAGtgactgtacagtcattaagttaaaaagttatattCTTTTCATTTTGAAGAGCCAAAGAAgggagtttgggaagatcttgcAACAGATTAAACCATTTAAATGTCTTTTACACCTCGTctaacataaaatccctatgATGTAAATGTTCTCgaaatggattatttacattgcaggagcatctactatatatacaaaaaagGCAGCTCATTAGAGCGCCCTATACTTTAccatttctatcatttgttaCAAATACTCAAATACAAGCAACCATGGATTGGGTTTCTAAAATATCATGCTTTTTTTATCTTCTTGTCTTtgtcattttatgttttttgaataaagaaaattattgtattttttataaGCCTATTTTTATGCCTGTGGCTTTATTTTTCCCATTAGCTTTGTACTTTGGTTACCGAGCTTGCTGAGGACTTGAGGCTGGTTCTACAGATGTAGTCCATTTGACAACCATAGACACATGTTTCAGACCTGGTTTATGCTAAAATACCAGATTTGCTAAAAATGAGGATTAGCAGTATTATGTCAGCTTTTCAACCAACTGGACTaatctaatataattatattgtacTCGCATTTTATTCCCGTAACAATTATGTTAGTCTAGCGTGTTATTTCACTTCACCTTCTTTTACACTCAGTCTCCATGTCTACATTGATTTAGAATTCCTGGAAAAAGAATAACTATTGACAATAAAGAATATATCAACCTCAGCACACAGAACTTCTTAGGGATGATCGGAAACAAGGAGGTGGAGGTTAGTGATCTAAGTCAGCATTAACCACAT of the Watersipora subatra chromosome 4, tzWatSuba1.1, whole genome shotgun sequence genome contains:
- the LOC137393920 gene encoding circumsporozoite protein-like, with translation MGQGVKIIARKGTVEGHTQFQMPAINTVNAINLGAGSGQINATDQAAELGQVNTINLGADSGQINAGDQGVELGLVNTVNLGADSEQINARDQEAELGLVNTINLGADSGQINARDQGAELGKVNSIDQGADGGQTSAIDLGVEVGHLEGPDDFNNSDSDDT